A window of Sander vitreus isolate 19-12246 chromosome 18, sanVit1, whole genome shotgun sequence contains these coding sequences:
- the max gene encoding protein max isoform X4, whose amino-acid sequence MSDNDDIEVDSDADKRAHHNALERKRRDHIKDSFHSLRDSVPALQGEKVGKAQPASPPGTRCSGSHQSTKQASRAQILDKATEYIQYMRRKNHTHQQDIDDLKRQNALLEQQVRALEKVKGSAQLQASYSSSDSSLYTNPKGSAVSAFDGGSDSSSESEAEEPPNRKKLRVEAS is encoded by the exons GCAGACAAACGGGCACACCACAATGCGCTGGAGCGCAAACGTAGGGACCACATCAAAGACAGCTTTCACAGCCTCCGGGACTCGGTACCCGCCCTGCAGGGAGAAAAGGTTGGTAAAGCTCAGCCTGCAAGTCCTCCAGGCACACGATGTTCAGGCTCTCAT CAGTCTACCAAACAGGCGTCGCGAGCTCAAATCCTAGACAAAGCTACAGAGTACATCCAATACATGAGGCGAAAAAATCACACGCACCAGCAGGATATCGACGACCTGAAGAGGCAGAACGCACTGCTGGAGCAGCAAG TCCGTGCTCTGGAGAAGGTAAAGGGCTCTGCCCAGCTCCAGGCCAGCTACTCGTCGTCTGACAGCAGCCTGTACACCAACCCCAAAGGCAGCGCTGTGTCGGCGTTTGACGGCGGCTCTGACTCGAGCTCCGAGTCGGAGGCCGAGGAGCCGCCCAACAGGAAGAAGCTGCGCGTGGAGGCCAGCTAG
- the max gene encoding protein max isoform X8, which translates to MSDNDDIEVDSDADKRAHHNALERKRRDHIKDSFHSLRDSVPALQGEKQSTKQASRAQILDKATEYIQYMRRKNHTHQQDIDDLKRQNALLEQQVRALEKVKGSAQLQASYSSSDSSLYTNPKGSAVSAFDGGSDSSSESEAEEPPNRKKLRVEAS; encoded by the exons GCAGACAAACGGGCACACCACAATGCGCTGGAGCGCAAACGTAGGGACCACATCAAAGACAGCTTTCACAGCCTCCGGGACTCGGTACCCGCCCTGCAGGGAGAAAAG CAGTCTACCAAACAGGCGTCGCGAGCTCAAATCCTAGACAAAGCTACAGAGTACATCCAATACATGAGGCGAAAAAATCACACGCACCAGCAGGATATCGACGACCTGAAGAGGCAGAACGCACTGCTGGAGCAGCAAG TCCGTGCTCTGGAGAAGGTAAAGGGCTCTGCCCAGCTCCAGGCCAGCTACTCGTCGTCTGACAGCAGCCTGTACACCAACCCCAAAGGCAGCGCTGTGTCGGCGTTTGACGGCGGCTCTGACTCGAGCTCCGAGTCGGAGGCCGAGGAGCCGCCCAACAGGAAGAAGCTGCGCGTGGAGGCCAGCTAG
- the max gene encoding protein max isoform X9, whose product MSDNDDIEVDSDADKRAHHNALERKRRDHIKDSFHSLRDSVPALQGEKASRAQILDKATEYIQYMRRKNHTHQQDIDDLKRQNALLEQQVRALEKVKGSAQLQASYSSSDSSLYTNPKGSAVSAFDGGSDSSSESEAEEPPNRKKLRVEAS is encoded by the exons GCAGACAAACGGGCACACCACAATGCGCTGGAGCGCAAACGTAGGGACCACATCAAAGACAGCTTTCACAGCCTCCGGGACTCGGTACCCGCCCTGCAGGGAGAAAAG GCGTCGCGAGCTCAAATCCTAGACAAAGCTACAGAGTACATCCAATACATGAGGCGAAAAAATCACACGCACCAGCAGGATATCGACGACCTGAAGAGGCAGAACGCACTGCTGGAGCAGCAAG TCCGTGCTCTGGAGAAGGTAAAGGGCTCTGCCCAGCTCCAGGCCAGCTACTCGTCGTCTGACAGCAGCCTGTACACCAACCCCAAAGGCAGCGCTGTGTCGGCGTTTGACGGCGGCTCTGACTCGAGCTCCGAGTCGGAGGCCGAGGAGCCGCCCAACAGGAAGAAGCTGCGCGTGGAGGCCAGCTAG